From the Solanum stenotomum isolate F172 chromosome 4, ASM1918654v1, whole genome shotgun sequence genome, one window contains:
- the LOC125861893 gene encoding 40S ribosomal protein S19-3-like: protein MEAARSVKDVSPHDFVKAYAAHLKRSGKMELPEWTDIVKTGKLKELAPYDADWYYIRAASMARKIYLRGGIGVGGFRRIYGGNQRNGSRPRHFCKSSGSVARHILQQLQNMNIIDFEPKGGRRITSSGQRDLDQVAGRIAVAC from the exons ATGGAGGCAGCAAGAAGTGTGAAAGATGTTTCCCCCCACGACTTTGTCAAGGCTTATGCCGCTCATCTCAAGCGCTCCGGAAAG ATGGAGCTTCCTGAATGGACTGATATAGTCAAGACTGGTAAGCTAAAGGAGCTTGCCCCATATGATGCTGATTGGTACTACATCAGAGCTG CTTCTATGGCGAGGAAGATCTATTTGAGAGGAGGTATTGGTGTCGGTGGGTTCCGAAGAATCTATGGTGGTAACCAGAGGAATGGAAGCCGTCCACGTCATTTTTGCAAAAGCAGTGGTTCAGTTGCCCGCCACATTCTTCAACAATTGCAGAACATGAACATCATTGACTTTGAGCCTAAGGG TGGAAGGAGGATCACATCCAGTGGCCAGCGGGATCTTGACCAGGTTGCTGGAAGAATTGCTGTTGCTTGTTGA